One Methanobacterium petrolearium DNA window includes the following coding sequences:
- a CDS encoding response regulator: protein MLNSRILLVEDDAIIAMGLESKLKSWGCDVCNWVSSGEEAVNETFRLKPDLILMDIGVKGEIDGIEVVHRISSLNIPVIYLTGRNDKEMLKKAHKTVFYALLKKPINHEILKHKIRSALEEQRKLEKK from the coding sequence ATGCTTAATTCAAGGATATTACTGGTTGAAGATGACGCAATAATCGCCATGGGCCTGGAAAGTAAGCTGAAATCATGGGGTTGTGATGTCTGTAATTGGGTTAGCTCCGGAGAAGAAGCAGTTAATGAAACCTTCCGGTTGAAACCTGATCTTATCCTCATGGATATTGGGGTTAAGGGAGAAATTGACGGGATAGAAGTTGTACATAGGATTAGTAGTTTGAATATTCCTGTAATCTACCTAACTGGCCGGAATGACAAAGAAATGTTGAAAAAAGCTCATAAAACAGTTTTTTATGCTCTGCTTAAGAAGCCAATTAATCATGAGATTTTGAAACATAAAATCAGGTCAGCGCTGGAGGAACAGAGAAAATTGGAGAAAAAGTAA